The genomic stretch AATCAtgtaagttaataataatcattagtGCTGGTATAGCACACTTCACATCATTTATCGAACTATCTACGATTTCGTAGACTAGGTCTTAAGATACCTATTCTATAACACTGTTGTATTCTCTCTTACTCAGCTGTATCATCATCCGATTTGGCAttgcttttattagcttctcGTGCGACTTTTATGTCTTGTTCCCAAAATCTTCTCAAATCTGGTGTAGATGTGTACGGCGCTGCTACCTCTTTTATTTTGAGAAACATTATAGcggtaataaatatacatattacgtTAACAATTGTTAAGCAACAGCTCACTATTCCTGAAAAAAAAGGATACTGTAtctatacataggtataataaatctgtagaagggtcaattctgtacattgaaaatattgaaaaaataaatagcagggggtgttactggatcgataccaaacccaaatatgtgattaaaaaaatttttgtctgtctgtctgtctgtctgtctgtctgtctgtctgtctgtatgtgaagacatcacgtgaaaactaccggttcgatttcgatgaaacttggtataattataccttattatactgggcgtaaaataggatactttttatcctggaaaaatacgtagaaaaaaaataatcttaatttttcagttttatccatagacgttgctctgtagaaccgcgaacacacgttgcgtattattatatgcctagccgtatttggatCCAATAGATAtgtataagatgtcattgtcagagttactcaaaatggagaaataaaccattcACCGTttcacgcgaagaccgacaaccgcgcggacggagtcgcgggcggaagctagtattgaaaataaaatctgtaGTTAAATGGCTTCAGGATATTCTTCAAAGAaggttttataattatgtattaccGTTTACGGCGAATTCAATtggtaaataattatgataaagtGGTTCGTAAGATGAGTTTCCGTAATAAGGTTCTCCCTTCAAATGGGGAATTTTTGTCCCTGGGTATAGAAGCCATATACAGGCCAAAGCCCAATATAATCcctgaaaataattaacttataaTTTCACATGAATGAGTAGGTAAAAAAGAGACTAAATTGAAATCAAGTTATTATTTGTAGGTACTTagttaacattataatttattgataaaaattagTTAAGTtggaaataagtaaaaaaaaaaaaaaaaaaactagtaaactagtttttttttgtgtgagACGAGGTTTCACAGCTTTAATTAAGTAGTATTGTATGAAAATGCAATGCAAGATGTGTCAAATAGGCTATCAGATACATTATATTCAAGCGGTAAATAAGCCTCTAATCTTTcttgacaaaaatataataggtatatattgaAACGTTTTACTAGATAGGATTGTATATTAACTTACACAGTTAACTACTGGTGGTAGCAAAGACGCAGAAATAGCAATGCCGATGAGTGGTCCTGCACTTCCCTGAAGGAGGGCCAGCGCCACTCCGGTGCCTGATGTCAGGGCCCATAGCACACCCATCCATAACGATCTAACATTACCTctgcaaaataattatattagtttCATAGGGCTTTATTACTATTTGCTTGTTATTTACTGATTTATCTAGTAATTTTAtgtgaagaaaaaaatattgatggtcataataatatatcgacGCTATAACAGTATCTAGCAATTGACGGGATGGACGGGATTTGAATCTTCTATAGTTGAAGCGCGGATCGCAGGCCGCAGCATTACGGAAATGTAGCACTAGGCAAAGctgattaaaaattgaaattcaacATTAATGTAactactgaaatattttaatttaccgAGCTTTCATCTCCTCCGTAGGCCAATCTCCATATCCCCATGGCATTTCTGTTGTACCCAGTATCAGCCCAAAAATAAATCCAAACAGCAGAGATGCAAGCATTCCGATTATAAGGCTTTCAAAACCGCTTTTCACAAGGCTTCTATCGGCTATTATAGTTCCAAAGGTAATTGACATGACGGGGCCCATTAAGGGAGAAACCAACATGGCAGCCACTATATTTGATGCGTTATTTTCTACGAGACCGAGTGCTGCAAGAGAACTGAAAAAATAGAGGAAAGTACCTGAATATTAGGAattttctatgaaataatttattccagGTCATTATTGTGTAAATGTGTAGgaacataatatctataggTATAACCTAGTTCACACAGAAAATAAGGATCTCGCGTGACACAAAGTCGTATAAAGGTAATAAAGGTTTGTATCTCATATTTTCTTtgcaatataatatctacagGCACTAGGTAAAGGTAAGAAttgatgaaaatgaaaatcaaTATGAATAGTCAATATCTAGATCAATATCtagatgtaaaaatatacctaattggTAAGTAAATCTAAGTAGATTTagtaatttaagtaaattaaaatgctGTCTCATttcaattcattataatatctcTCTTGCAATTATTAATGTGTCTCGATGTCTCCAAAGGAATGATTTAATCTTTCAGCTACGTCAATGCACTGATAGTATCGTCCATCGATCGAaattgtaagtaataaatgtGAAAGACTCGAACTGCAAATGTTTTTCCATCATGCAAAAATGGTTTTACGCATgtgaattcaaaattttaaaaagcatATTCATATGtagatacttatattataagatatactTAATGTggtgaataaatatatagcaCTATCACAGACTTAATTATGaacttaattaaaacactTAGATAAAGAAAACTTGGGTTATGTACCCATATAGGTGCCCATATACTGGGGTTATCTGGTATGTGGGCATACTTACTGCATTTTAACACTTACTCAGCTGTAATAATTAGTGTGAGATAATCAAACGACAATTCACCACCACCCCTTACACCGTCTACCACTTGCTTGACTGTTAACTTCGATCTGATTGACTCTACAAACTGCCGCCATCGCCTTGCGTCGTcgtttttctttctattttataaaaaatagttagGTAATAAGTATAACCAGTaatgttaattgttaaataaataatgaatcaaCTTACAGAATGCTATCATCATCTTTTGCGATTTCTATAGCCGAATGTACAACGTTGCATGGAAGGACACTAGAAAACATTCCAtatcataatttttctaaaatttattttgagagCTCTTACGGGCTTTAACCAACAACAaacatttgtaaattttaagagctctcaataattttaagtacttCTATCTAAATGTTTAGTAAGCAAGGGGTGAAActgttaaagttatttttacaaacgACGTTAATTCGATAGTGTTGGGACTGGGAGTCAGGTAATTCTTGTCACGTTTTTGTCTTGATGGGTCTGACATTCTAAGCAGTTTTCAATTCTTAGTCTAGCCtttcttttaaatagatataattCATTGTATGTATCACAAAAAGGCATTGTATGTATCACAAAAAGGTACCTAATCATGCTTTTGACCTTTGTatgttgttataataattagtagtTAGTAATAGTTAATAAAGAAGCAAATATTTCcttcatatattttctaataaaccTTACCTAACAATAGATTTACAACATACTCCAATACCGAGTTGAGTAAGGCAGTGAAGCATCGTCTCACATTTATCTCCAGTAGAAAGTGGGAAAATTACTTCAAAATAATTGCCCATTTCATCGCTAATCCACACTACGTGCTCTACATCAAGTTTTCTTAGTAATTCATGTAAaatcttgaaaaataaaatatgaataaaggCGGCTTAAATATTCGCTTCGTCAGTCAGTATTTTAAGCAATGTAAAGCTGcgtttaaaatgaataaacagCTTGCAACTTTTAAAGTAGGCCGAGCTACGAAGACTTACATTTTCCATTGTAATCAGTTCATCGTCTTCCCTTATTTTTTCCAACTTGTGGTTGTAGTAAACATCATTATAATGATGTTGAGTCAAATGTATAGGTATACTTTTAGCCTTTTTGTTTCGCAGTTCCACTtccaatttacattttttcataTCGGACTCTTCTAAGGATATTAATTCTTTTGGTTTGccatatttcaaaatatgttcATAGTTACTTGTCGGAATgcacacaataaaaataacacccGGCATTTTAATGTATTGAGATGCAGCTGATATTGTGACTTACTGAAAACATCTTCAATgtcttttatataaatatgcaaaagataatttaattattaagcaattatcagcaatatattatttttgtagtaaGTCTGTTAATTGTatgactaataaaatatatgtacctacttacctactaTTATAACAATGTATTCATCAAGGATtgtaataggtacctaggtatctaGTTTGAAAGCCCATCGTAAAAGGCTTTCTTTTGTAATACAATAGATTAGctctacataaattttaaatcaatacgAAAATGAGctaagtacctaaataatcTGGTTATAGTACTGGGTATACGTTACTTTACGGGTACAATTATTATCGACCTCGTCTCATTACTCCTAATTAAAGACTTCCCCTATAAATGGAGCATTCACATGTTTCACTGAGAAGACGAAATGCATCATTGAGATGCAGACACGTGAATTATTCATAGGTCGCTTGCGTCACTTGTTTCTTGAAAAATAAGTTTGCGAATCGTAAATATCTTTAATGCTGCAGATAGttatgttataacttataatcataatagaaAAAGATAATTCTTACcttaataaatcataattaaaatatcacaatAAGTCTTCTCATTTTTAGAAAACTGTTATTAATTCTGATATAAAAGTAAGGAACTTTATGAACGTTTTACATCACGGTAGAAAGGTAAAAGGAAACATAAAAACCATGACCTagaacaaacaaaatttacgaCTGCGAACCACAAACTCGCGTGatgaaaatattagaaaaaaacgTTGGTATTTGGCATTTGCAGAATGGATGAATATAGACGGCATGAAATACTGATGGATTCCAAGTTTCATATAGTTATTTATCTATAGCGTTATTATGAGGTTCTTTGACCTACTAACATACCTGAGGGTTTGGGTTCGAATTCTTTTACGTTGTTATTGTAATTGGATTTGTTCTAGACTGTATAGTGTATAGGGTATCACGCTAACAGGGGATCGGTGTCACGACCCAATTTCCAAACTCTTTGGCTTTTGTAACTCTTTTAAAAGCCTAACACTCGTAGGTGCAGTCTGATCTGATCAACATACAATAACAGCTCTTGTTTCTGAAACGATTGGGGATAGAGTTGAATTAACCGATGCACATACATAAATAGTACTTGTAGCACTTGTAGGCTGCGGATAATAAATAAGTCTTGTAGGACTCCTTTTAGgatatattttgttcttgAAACTCTCATATAAAcataacgtttttttttattgtacaataggggagcgcttggccacaatctcgcctgatggtaagctgagatgtggcctaagatggagcgcgctcccctagaatgtacctgttcactctcctCTAGAAGACCTCCAAATTGTAGTCatcggggaacacagattcaggaagcatgttccagtccctagCGGTTCGAATAAAGAGTTTAATTAGttgtcttaaatatttttttggtaataagTTGCGATATTTTGTACAGATCTGGAAAAAAGTGTAAGTAAGTATGTTATAAATAGAGTTCCCTGTggaaaatacctacatactaaCCACAATAAGTGCAACAATGTTGCCTTTTGAAACTACATCCTGCAAATAAACGTTTACAAAGTAATTCTTCAATTCTCTAACGACATTCCAAGATTGtgcatagttttattttcactATTTTTATGCGGCCATATATAATTTCATACCAAaatcagaaataaaaaagcGTAAATAGTTGAAAGAAAGGTCTTGAAAGCATTTTATATTCTATTGTATTCATAGACCCATTTCAGTTAGTctcttttgttttcattttcatttgtaactaacaataaatgatattttttattgatataccTATCTATGCTCTGGGAAACAAAAGCGCAGTAATTATGTCGTTGGTTATGTTTTCAATGTGTGTAAaacgtattataatataaatttaatgataactgttatcaaaataaatttaagaaagttttttaatttaagaaaaactaGTAAATAGGTCTTGCGAGGGAATGGAGTTTGAATCCGCTTAGCACGCAAAAACAATTTGTGATtaccattttttattaatttgttttcaaaatcaataaatacaaaataagatGCAAAACCTATGTAATTTCTTTAAgcacattaattaattatgttattaattttaatactctATACAACAAAAATCTACAAAACaacaattaaaaagattttacaCGCTGGGAAAATTGTGGGAAAATCCAAAGTACACtcgtttttaaaatttcttttgtaGGTGTTCGTTGAACATCAAGTGGGTCTGATGATTTAGTGAATGGGCCgctggaaaaaaataaatgtaagaaTACATTCGAACGATAACAAACTGTCGTCAGGCTATATCTAGAATCGTCTTGTTATCCTTTACAATTGATGCTACTTCTACCCACGCTTTTTTGGAAACCTATTTGCATAatcaatatttcatttataattcattttattcgggtgttatattgaaacaataataACCGATTCGTTTAATGGTCcccaatccatactaatattataaatgccaaagtaactctgtctgtctgtctgttactcaatcacgccttaactactgaaccaatttgcgtgaaatttggtatagagatattttgatacccgagaaaggacataggataggttttatcccggaaatcctacgggaacgggtttttctttgaaaacgcgggcgaagccgcgggcggaaagctagtgtagtATAAAGAGTAGTGTAGATTTAGTAATTGAACCAAATTAGCCCAAGTATATGCTTTGTACACGTCAAATTTTCCGCTTAAAAACGTATGCTCGTACGTGTACGTTCACTCGATCAATGAAGCTCTATGTAGTGTACGGCGATGTTATGTCTGTGCTAGTTtcacacacattataaattctattattAGCTGagaagataaaataaacaacgtaAATTAGAATCATGTTCACGTGTAATTCATTCGGCTTCAAGTAAGTCGGTAGCCGGCATAAAAACACGCGCAGTCGTAGTTTGGACCGCTTGCGTCGGGCGGCCGCCCGCCCAGTCGCGGCTCACCCTGCCGCCGGCGCGAACATCGGGTGTCATCCGCGATCGATACCTCATAACCCTTAACCAtagcattatttaaaataactataaccACCATCGAACAACATTTATCGGTTGTTACGAACACGTAAAAGTGAGTTTTTCAGTGATACAATTCGCGATGCTGAACTTGTCATCACCATTAATATGGCCACCATACCAAACACATGATCATCGAtactaaaattgtattttatgtgCTCGTCACTTGCATATATCGGCCGGTGTAACTTTGATGGATACGCGTGCTTTGCCGCGTTACGTAAATGTTACGGCGGACGTCTTGAAAtcgataaattattaattttacagaCCCGCAGACTCCAAGTGAAGGGACAAGGAACggtttctttttaattatgttatcaTGAGATAAACAaagcaaattaataaaaatcatactaCTTAAGCGCTTGAAAGCAACGCAAAGGCCAAAGccatcaaattattattttataatataaagtagtATTGTTATTATGAATGAGCAATGAGTATTTGATGCGATATGATTTATAAGGCGAAAGTCATAAAGGTTTTTTGCATTATATAACGCTATCCTTGTGACGTAATTATGTATTGTCTTTTGAGCAAGTATACAAGTATAAATAGCTAACTTAGCATATCCTAGActggtttttattatattgcataCATATTTGCacttaataatttcttattagCTTATTCAAGAGCTTATGTGcaaattctattattatttagtctGGTTTCTGTCtaaagatatataatatatgaaacaGCTGATATCCTGCGGTACTTTTAACCTTGATATTGGAACATTGCttgaaaaatgtttatctcctaaaattactttattatagTCTATATTATTACTCATTGCCACATCGTGTGTTTATTcttgatttttaaatattattatatgatttGTACCTAACttgtattttatagattaaacattttttttcttttatatttacgtGCGCCAGACGGTCAACGGTTTTAGTGATATAATGTTCTTTATAATTCTTCTGCTATAACctttcagtttttatttttaatttttaatattattattgcaatcaataaataatttaactacatgatcgttaaacttaaatattgttttatttagctGGGGTTTTGAAAAGCTCTTAAATTCGCTTTTTTTATCTGCTGCATCTAAAAACTATGCAAGTACAATGTAGAGATAAAAGCTTTAAtagtaagaaaatatagagaTGAGCGTCTAAGTCTTTCCTATGAAGcacgtattttttataatataaaattaaaacggtAGTTTTTTTCATCATAGTCCCTTTATAACGTATATTACAGTAATTTGTTTTCGAGCATTTTGCCCCTGAAAAACTTCAAGCGGCGACCTCCATATTGGCCTTGTATATTCGACCCCTGTATATTTTGCGGTTGAAAAATTGCCAGCTCATCTAGGTCTCATTTCAAGGATGTCTAGGACTAGCTACTGAAATTTCAGTCTTAACTCCAAAACACGTAGGTGGAATAACTGCTCGAGGCGTTATAATCTTATAAACAGCTTTGTGAAATGAATTATCTTATCTCTCATTCATGTAAATCTTTTAAATgttgagtttatttttttttgtgtactATTTGAACTACAGTTATATAGTTGCAACTTTCAAtacacaaacaaaattaagtcATGAttgattaaaacaaaaaata from Colias croceus chromosome 9, ilColCroc2.1 encodes the following:
- the LOC123694353 gene encoding uncharacterized protein LOC123694353 isoform X3, whose product is MPGVIFIVCIPTSNYEHILKYGKPKELISLEESDMKKCKLEVELRNKKAKSIPIHLTQHHYNDVYYNHKLEKIREDDELITMENILHELLRKLDVEHVVWISDEMGNYFEVIFPLSTGDKCETMLHCLTQLGIGVCCKSIVSVLPCNVVHSAIEIAKDDDSILSLAALGLVENNASNIVAAMLVSPLMGPVMSITFGTIIADRSLVKSGFESLIIGMLASLLFGFIFGLILGTTEMPWGYGDWPTEEMKARGNVRSLWMGVLWALTSGTGVALALLQGSAGPLIGIAISASLLPPVVNCGLYWALACIWLLYPGTKIPHLKGEPYYGNSSYEPLYHNYLPIEFAVNGIVSCCLTIVNVICIFITAIMFLKIKEVAAPYTSTPDLRRFWEQDIKVAREANKSNAKSDDDTAELVMGEMNQAEDDEMKEKLEAAVQEALDDETYRKVKRMSYQSHTADEVIRTIGLQPRTPTSVRSSVVSGGISPKLPQPQRGSNINDIATLDKLLTSLLGLQKRRSYRSHIGTPRASHLPTLQETGLNRRSESWPDKIYEDSIVRNVLNNLKSKRNSPNDEGFLTPN
- the LOC123694353 gene encoding uncharacterized protein LOC123694353 isoform X2 is translated as MPGVIFIVCIPTSNYEHILKYGKPKELISLEESDMKKCKLEVELRNKKAKSIPIHLTQHHYNDVYYNHKLEKIREDDELITMENILHELLRKLDVEHVVWISDEMGNYFEVIFPLSTGDKCETMLHCLTQLGIGVCCKSIVRKKNDDARRWRQFVESIRSKLTVKQVVDGVRGGGELSFDYLTLIITADSLAALGLVENNASNIVAAMLVSPLMGPVMSITFGTIIADRSLVKSGFESLIIGMLASLLFGFIFGLILGTTEMPWGYGDWPTEEMKARGNVRSLWMGVLWALTSGTGVALALLQGSAGPLIGIAISASLLPPVVNCGLYWALACIWLLYPGTKIPHLKGEPYYGNSSYEPLYHNYLPIEFAVNGIVSCCLTIVNVICIFITAIMFLKIKEVAAPYTSTPDLRRFWEQDIKVAREANKSNAKSDDDTAELVMGEMNQAEDDEMKEKLEAAVQEALDDETYRKVKRMSYQSHTADEVIRTIGLQPRTPTSVRSSVVSGGISPKLPQPQRGSNINDIATLDKLLTSLLGLQKRRSYRSHIGTPRASHLPTLQETGLNRRSESWPDKIYEDSIVRNVLNNLKSKRNSPNDEGFLTPN
- the LOC123694353 gene encoding uncharacterized protein LOC123694353 isoform X1, whose product is MPGVIFIVCIPTSNYEHILKYGKPKELISLEESDMKKCKLEVELRNKKAKSIPIHLTQHHYNDVYYNHKLEKIREDDELITMENILHELLRKLDVEHVVWISDEMGNYFEVIFPLSTGDKCETMLHCLTQLGIGVCCKSIVSVLPCNVVHSAIEIAKDDDSILKKNDDARRWRQFVESIRSKLTVKQVVDGVRGGGELSFDYLTLIITADSLAALGLVENNASNIVAAMLVSPLMGPVMSITFGTIIADRSLVKSGFESLIIGMLASLLFGFIFGLILGTTEMPWGYGDWPTEEMKARGNVRSLWMGVLWALTSGTGVALALLQGSAGPLIGIAISASLLPPVVNCGLYWALACIWLLYPGTKIPHLKGEPYYGNSSYEPLYHNYLPIEFAVNGIVSCCLTIVNVICIFITAIMFLKIKEVAAPYTSTPDLRRFWEQDIKVAREANKSNAKSDDDTAELVMGEMNQAEDDEMKEKLEAAVQEALDDETYRKVKRMSYQSHTADEVIRTIGLQPRTPTSVRSSVVSGGISPKLPQPQRGSNINDIATLDKLLTSLLGLQKRRSYRSHIGTPRASHLPTLQETGLNRRSESWPDKIYEDSIVRNVLNNLKSKRNSPNDEGFLTPN